DNA from Mobula hypostoma chromosome 4, sMobHyp1.1, whole genome shotgun sequence:
GAAGACAGGCAGGCGTTTTGCCAGATAATTTAATCAGTGCACTGTGAATACTTGTCTGGTTCAAATGCAAACAAAAAATCTCAGATGTTGGAAAACCAAAGTAAAAACAGAGGATGTTCATCAGGTCTGGGGAGAGAAACAATTTCATATTTCAACTCCCTGACCTTTCATATTATTGCCCAACCTGCAGAGCATTTCtaattttgttggattttaattaTCTGATGGGGTTTCTAACTTTTGAGCCTAGCTGTCTGATCTCATTGCTTCTGGTGATTAAAGTGATGCAATTGGCCTCATAATGTTATCAGGACAAACTCAGTCATTGGAAAGTGTAGAGGCGAAGGTCAGGTAACCCTTGCTGCCATCTATTGCTGTTAATTAGTGTGCTAATCATCTCTAACATAACTTAGGGGGTCACAACTGATTACTTCTCTTTTCTCCACTCCCACCACAGACCATTGTACAGTACACTACAAGAATAAgctgttcagcccatcacattgtgccaaactaattgaaCTAATGACACCTAATCCTTTTTGATGATAcatatcccctcattctccgcatattcatatgcctatctaagagcctcttaaatgtcattAGTTTGATCCAACTCTCAGTGTAGCAACAtgccctctaacccaggcagcatcctggtaagcctcttctgaaCCCACTCGAAGGGCCTCCATATGCTttctataatgttctatgttctaatcttctggatgagcctgccatgagggaccttgttgaatgccttactaaaatctatgtagacaaattcaactgctctatcttcattgaCACCTTGGTcgcctcctcaaaaaattccatcacattagtaaggcatgacctgccccatgcaaagccatgctgactgttcctaattaggCCACACTTTCAGAAAATAGTTATAAATCCTTCCACTAAGAATCCTTCCTGATAACTTCACTACCACCTGCTGAGAGACTCAactgtctataattcccaggattatccctatttcccTTCATGAACAAGTTTCCTTTCTTGAACATACTATCTCTACTATCGATCCTATTATCTTCAGATACAGCTTTGTCCCAAGTTGCATTGTACCTGCAGTTTCAGAATCCTACTTGTCCGACTTTTGGTCCCTCAAGTTCACGTGGAATCTATGGGTAAGAAAGCATATCAGTGCTTCTTCTTCTTCAATAAGGTCAGCATCTCTCCAATGACCCTCAACTATTTTTAtggatgcaccacagaaagcatcctatccaaatGCATGACCATTTGTTATGAGAACTTATCTGGCCAAGAATATATGAAGTTGCATAGATTTATGAACATAGCTCAGTCCATAATACAGACCAGTCTCTCCTCTATTGATTCTGTCCTCTCTTCCCACTACCTCAAAAAGCAGCTAACATAGTCAATGACCCCTCctaccccggacattctctcctctcactcttcCAAAAGCGTAAAAAACATGTACTATcagactcaaagacagcttctaccctgctgttattaGATTCTTGAAAGgatctcttgtatgataaagatgaactctcaGTCTCTCTTGTCATTTTCCTTGCACTtgatttgtctgcctgcactgtatgttctctgtaactgtaacactatattttgcattctgttattgttttccttgtgTACTACCTTGATGTGTTTACACACGGAACAATCTGCCCGGATGGCATACAACcatttgtcatggtccagtccgtgaaatccgcattccagttcacggtccggttcacggtccggtccatgttccttattccaggttttctggtttgcttcagtttctgttgaggcagctgattctcgtttgggctggcttcaCAAAtaccttcaggattcagcctctggctacTGGAGTGTTTCTGTCtgtaccccctgtctgaatcccttccccttccttctgctgctgtgtcttgtctgaagcctcacctcgcctcatctgaagccttgcctcaccttgcctcgtcTGCAGCCTTTCCTTGCCTGTAACCCTGCCTGCACCACTGTCAAGTTCCAtcgctggagcaagataaggaactgtctattgttgttttgaactgtctctgtgtccatgccttcgctaggtaggtctggctgtctgCAGCTGCCTTGTGTTAGGAACCGTCTCGTTGTATTCTGCATTCATGTATGAGTCCAGGTCctacgtcctgtttccaaggaggggtcctggctctgtgttccatgttcctgtcgcCCCCTCGACCGAGGCTCTGCGTTCCCGTCGCCCCCTCGACCGAGGCTCTGCGTTCCCGTCGCCCCCTCGACCGGGGCTCTCTGCGTTCCCGTCGCCCCCTCGACCGGGGCTCTGCGTTCCCGTCGCCCCCTCGACCGGGGCTCCTCTGCGTTCCCGTCGCCGCCTCGACCGGGGCTCCTCTGCGTTCCCGTCGCCGCCTCGACCGGGGCTCCTCTGCGTTCCCGTCGCCGCCTCGACCGGGGCTCCTCTGCGTTCCCGTCGCCCCCTCGACCGGGGCTCCTCTGCGTTCCCGTCGCCCCCTCGACCGGGGCTCCTCTGCGTTCCCGTCGCCCCCTCGACCGGGGCTCCTCTGCGTTCCCGTCGCCCCCTCGACCGGGGCTCCTCTGCGTTCCCGTCGCCCCCTCGACCGGGGCTCCTCTGCGTTCCCGTCGCCCCCTCGACCGGGGCTCCTCTGCGTTCCCGTCGCCCCCTCGACCGGGGCTCCTCTGCGTTCCCGTCGCCCCCTCGACCGAGGCTCTGCGTTCCCATCGccccctcgaccaagtcaagagTACGGGGtctcgtccagtcctagccacgtccaagaaccttttcctgtccaagccatggctttgtgttcttgtcttgtccatgtgtctcgcccagcccggtgctggggttcccttatCCTGTGCCGgaggttcccttgtcctgtccaggagtctcacatccagtcctgttgcttctcctcgtcctgtagccatgtcttgtcctcacctagttctggagtccgagcccaagtcaagtcccaggttctgggtcctagcccagtctctggctcagagtccatacccaatCCTCGAagaaacccaagccatgtccagttctgaagccacgtcatgtccttgtCTAGTTCCGGGGCCCGAGCCCGAGTCtagactcaggttctgggtccttgtccagtctctggctcggagtccaagcccaggctgctagttccaagttccatgttcTGGTTCtgctatcctagtcaagtcctagcccaggccctgtatccttgtctgGTCCaaggcctgtgtcatgtccagtgTCCTTTTCTCCCCACTTCTCTTGCCTAACTCTCGTCCTAGTCCTATTCCTtgttcttcagtgtctgtgtcttgcatttgggtccgctctcaGTGCCCCCTTATGACACCAttagcttttcactatatctagGTACACATGAGAGTAATAAGCTATCATCCATTAAAATGCTAGCTGCCAACAGAGAAACCCCATGAATTCCATTCCCCATCCTACAGACCCGAAAAGCTCTCTCACTTTCATTTGATTTTTACCTACACAAAAGAGCAGATAGTTAACCTACTagcacatctttgagatgtggaagaaatctggagcaccCAAGGGACGCCAGCACATTGCAGAGTCACAGACAGAAAACAAGCTCCTCGGCCAACTATGCTGAACAAGTGGCCAAACTGACTGAGTTCTTcttgccagcatttggcccatgtccctctaaacaCTTTCTATCCATGTAATTGTCCAAATGTCCATGAAATTtcataattgtatctgcctccaccacttccactggcagcactACCCTTATAcacaccactctctttgtgatgaagttgcccttcaggtcccttttaaatctttccctccaCAGTTTAAATGTATGTCTTCTAATTTTTGGCTCCCCCACCCTGTGGAAAAGATTGTGGCTATTCACTTTTTCTATGCACCTCATGATTTGATAAACTCTACAAGGTCACCTCGCAGCCTCCTTTGTTCAGTGAAAAAACTTCCTAGCCTATTCAGCCTCCTCTTATAACTCAAAACCTCCACTCTGAGTAAGACTCtttcttccatttctcctattgtccacttttttttatcagattctttcttctccagccgttgacctttcccacccaccaggcttcacctatcaccttccagctagcctctttcccctcacctacctttttattctggcatcttcccccttctttctcagtcctgaggaagggtcttggctggaacatgcatagatgctgcctgtcctgctgagtacctccagcattttgtgtgtattgatttggatttccagaatctgcagactttTGTAAGTCTGagtaacatcattgtaaatcttttttgcacccGTTCCAGCTTATTGACATCCAGAAtatacgcaatactccaaatgtagcctTACCAACATCTTCTTCAGTTGTAATGTGGCATCACCACTCCCCTATTCGGTGCCCCCCAATGTCTGATGCCTTCTTCACCTACCTTTGTCACAGGGAGGACACACGAACTCTAATCAGACAGCACCTAAGGTCAGAACCAATCCTGCACCAACTGGTGTGCCACCATGTTACCCTTTCCAAACTGCAAGAAACATTTAGCTTCTTTCCTCTCCTTCAAGTGttcttcttaaactcctttccaAATGGAAGTCACACAcagaaggaattccatggatttCCTTGTCACCAAGATTGAGGGTATCTTCTCCTCTTGCTGATGATACCTCCAAACTTGCACCTTTCTCTGTGTCATTTTCCGTGCCTTCTCAATATCATTGCCAACAAGTTCCATCTCCTGCTACCTCAACCCTAACTCTTGACTCCCCAATTTCTCCTCCAACCCATGGTGATGTTATTATTGTCTGTCACCTTCCACATGATGCTGCTTTCACCCTCAAACCTGCTGCTATTAACCTTCACAAAAATACTGACCCTTCTTGCTCCACATTTGCAAGCTTCCATTCTCCTTCATAGTCATTGATTGTGCTGCATTTTGCCAAAGCCACGCGGATCCTACTCAGAAATGATTGAAGGAGTTTCCACCACTGTGCTTTCTGTGCTGTCACATTACCGGAATGGCCACTAATGCCACCTTGTGGGATTGTACAACAAGCACGTTGTCAGCTCTTCCTTCTCAACTGCTCTACAGCCTTCAGCACGGACAATCAACCTTTGTTCCAGCTGGTTGGGAGCACAATCCCTGGCGCTCCCCCTGTCATTTGAGAACTATCCCTATCCCACACTGTTACCTCTGATATCTGCTGATGAGCTCTGATGGCTCCCTACATTTTCCCAACTACCTTTTAGCAACTAGAAATACAGTTCTATTTTCTACACATTTGCTGCTGACAGCCGACTCTCCCTCCTGATGTCACCAGATTTCCACACAGTTTATCCGATCTATAGTACTAGAAGAGCAAACATTTGGATAGCTGAATGTTGCGAAGACTGAGGTCACCATGGGTTCCTGCTCTACTCTCAGCCATGTCTCCACCCTCCTTCCTGGTACCTGTCAGAAACTGAAACAGACCTTGGTGTTATTTTGGATCATGTAGTGAGAACATTGCTCAGGCCTCCTGTTCCTGTCTCCGTAGCAACCCATATGGTGCCGGCCCTGCCTTGACTCACAAGCCTCTGACAACCTTATCCTTTGCTGCTTATAGATGATTGCAACAGATTTCTCAGTCCCTCCTCATTTCAAACTCAATAAAATCTACAACTCTACTGCCTGATCCAAACTTGCACTGTCCTACCACTCCTGGGtttagtaattggtttattatttgttttctttatatATCTTCTTTGCTTAAAAGGTTACGGAAGTTTGACTTATCACCAAACActctttatatataaaaaaaaacaaacttctgcagatgttctGTTGAAAGTGTCCTGACAGATTACATCATAGTCTGGTACAACAATTAGAATGAACAGAAATGTGAGAAGCCGCAGAGTGCTGGACTCTGCCCAACATATCAtcagcacatccctccccaccactggtggtGTCTACATGAGACACTATCTCAGGAAggaaacatccatcatcaaagatccccaacaTCTGTGCCATGCCATCTTTTCGCATCTATCATTAGGCGGGAGGTATAGAACCCCGAAGTCTCACACCAACTGGTTCCCTTCAATGGCTGTTTCTTGAACCACCAGACCAAACCTTAATCACTGCTACAGTTTAGTAATACTCTGAACACTCTGATCGCTCTGCGTTATAAGggacctttttttttgttctaattgtgttttttttcttgtaaaatgtacataatttatgtttttcttgtgaattcaACTTatgtgatgctatgtgcctgtgatacttTTGCAAGTAAAGTTTTCGTTGCACCTGTGTATACCTGTACTTGTGTACATGACAATTAACTGAATTGgacattgtcacatgtacagtagaAAGATTTTATTTGCATACCGTCCAGCCAGATCATTCCATACTTGCTGGCATACATatcaagaggattcgagtacaggagcagagaggttctactgcagttgtacaatgccttggtgagaccacacctggagtattgtctgcagttttagtcccctaatctgaggaaagacattcttgccatagagggagtacaaagaaggttcaccagattgattcctgggatggcaggactttcatatgatgaaagattggatcgactaggcttatacttgctggaatttagaagattgaggggagatcttaatgaaacgtataaaattctaaagggattggacagactagatgcaggaagattgttcccaatgttggggaagtccagaatgaggggtcacagtttgaggataaaggggaagccttttaggaccgagattaggaaaaacttcttcacccagagagtggtgaacctgtggaattctctgccacaggaaacagttgaggccagttcattggctatatttaagagggagttagatatggcccttgtggctacggggatcagggggtgtggagagaaggcaggtacagggttctgagttggatgatcagccatgatcaaactgaatggtggtgcaagctcgaagagccgaatggcctactcctgcacctattttctatgtttctatgtttctctgttccaAGTACATTGAAGTAGGACAAAAGGGTAAAAACATTTCAGAACatggtgttaaaggttacagggaacaTGCAGTGTATAaggacaaataaagtgcaagggttaTGATGAGGtcgacagagagatcaagaattcatcttcaTCAAATAAGAGGTCTGCTCAGGAGTCTTATAAGTGCAATATAGattctgtccttgagcctgctgggtACACGTTCTCATTTCAGAAAACACCTACAAATTCGATTACACCCCAAACGATGTAGAGGTTGGGCAAGCTGGTCTTTTATCTTCAGTGAAAGTTTATATGTGCTCAAGGCCCATTGCCTCAAAGTAGGCAGTAGCTCTTGTACATCATTGGGAAGTGCAGTACTCCTTATGCAGACTGGGATTGACAAGCAGAGGGACAGGGAGTCAGCTGGTCAATCATTTGATTGGATCTTTCCTGTGACTGAGGTGTTGAAAAGACCAACAGGTGGAGTGGGGATGGATAAGGACTAGCAATTGGCAGGCAGAAGGGGATCAGTATTCAGTGCTAGGGAGGGGCAGTTGTGTATAAAGATAGTACTTTTagtgcatggggattgtgagttgGATATGGCAAATCAGGAACTGTGGCTGTCTGGAGATCAGGTACTGTTGTGAGGATTGTGTACGAACTACAGGATAAAGGAAATACATTTTATAAACCTCGACAAAGTCACCACTCAGCCTCCTATGCTCaagagagaaaagtcctagccTATCCAGCCTCTTATAACTCAAATTCTCCAGTCTTAGTAACATTCTTGTAAAACATTTTTGTACCTTTTCCAGATTACTGACACCCTTGCTATAGCAGGTTAACAAGAAGTATGCAACATTTTGGTCACTTGTAACATGGCATCCCCACCCTTGAACGCAATGCCCCGAGTGACGAGGTCAAACATGcctaatgccttcttcaccattctgcCTACCTATGTCACAGGGATAACGCAATTGTTATCCCTGCCatattggacaatgtctcccatccactacataatgtactggttgggcacaggagtacattcagccagagactcattccaccgagatgcaacacagagcgtcataggaagtcattcccgtctgtggccatcaaactttacaactcttcccttggagggtcagacaccctgagccgataggctggtcctggacttatttcctggcataatttacatattactatttaattatttatggtgcaactgtaacgaaaaccaattacccccgggatcaataaagtatgactatgactattagacTGGTTCAGGACCATTTCAGCACTAATTTGTGTGCCACCACATTGCCCTTTCAAACTTGCAAAGAAATATCTGGCTACTTTTCTCCCCTTCAAATATTAATCCACTTGCAAAGACCAGGTTGTTCTGAGAGTGCCCAATAACAAGCTCTCCCAGGACAGTGTACTCCAGATCGCTCTGAAATGTCCCACTGTTACACAGTTAATGACATCTTCCTGTGCGGAGGTCCCATCTCTGGTTAAAGGGAAGGATCCAGTCAAATACAGAGAGTGGCATGTAATTAGCTTTTTATTGGAAATGATACTTGTTATTATCGTATAAcccatgatacagtgaaaagctcatcttgcatatgttcatacagatcaatcattacacaatgcattgagggaGGACAAGGTAAACAAAAATGACAgcacagaatgaagtgtaaatgcTACAACGTGTTGTTCAGCTAAACGATAAAGTACAATAAGGCCGGTCTCAGGATTATAAATAAAAGCCATTTTCAGCTGAAGAACATCGAAAAGGAAAGGCAGTAATTTCTCTGTCAATGTGATTTATTGTTTTGCCTGCAAACAGGAGGGGCATTAGGACCTGGTAGAATCCTTCCAAGCCATGACTTCGCCGTAAATATAGCAGCTTCATTACAGACATTCACTTCAGTGGGAGTTCAAGGCAGCCTGCACAGAGAAGCACTTCAAGTGCAAGGAATGCCATTGTTATTTGCGTGTTTGCCCCAACATGGAATGTCGCTGGGACTGAGACCTCCTCCAGGTAGACTCACCCTTCCACAAGGCGTCACTTTTTATTGGTGGAGCTTGTGGACTCTCTCTTCCAATGCTTCATCTGTGCAAGCTCACTGACTCATTGTTCATCAGCAACTCGCGGTCGGCCTGTGATGACAACCTCCTcttgggagagggggtgacatttTGCATCAATGTGTCAAAGCAGCAGCCCTTCCCGGGGCTGAGGGTGGGCACCCTGCGCATCCCCGTCTTCGACGACCCTGCCGAGAACCTTTACAAGTACTTCGACAGGTGTGCCGATGCCATCGAAGATGCTGGCAGGGCCGGCGGCAGGACCCTGGTGTACTGCAAGAATGGACGCAGCCGCTCAGCGTCCATCTGCATCGCCTACCTCATGAAATGCAGGCACCTCTCTCTCCAAGAAGCGTTCGAGGTGAGTGAAGGAGTGGACAAGCGTCACAGAGTGAGGTCAGCGGGGAATTCCCAACGGATAAGTACATAACTTAAGTGGTTGATCCAGCCCCCTTTATTGTTCCGTCATGAAGGCTAACCGCAGGGCATTCAGCCTCTCACACTCATGCTAATCCTTCAGGTGGGCTATCCAGTTACACAAGATAGTTTCCCCATTCCTTTTCAACTATATATTCAATGGCCAGAGAATCTGTAATTCTacagtgcagagcagagtgcAGCACAATTTCAGGCTCTTTGGCTctcaatattgtgccaaactaattaaactaaagATGCCTAATTgacactaatcccttctgcttgcatgtggcccacatccctccatcCTCTGCACATTCGCGTGCctctctaaaagcctcttaaatgtctttattttatctgcctccaccagcactCCAGGCACTCTCACTCTCGGAGTGAAAAAGAATCTTGCCCTGCACAGTTCCtgtgaacttaccccctctcaccttaaatgcatgccctccaaCACTGGGAGAAAGGCACCTGCTGTCTGCTCTCCCAATGCTTATCATATCAGGGCTCCCCTCAGCTCCACCACTCTGAATATAACAGCTAATTTTTcatccaacttctccttatagcaTCCTCTCTCTGATCTAGACAGAATCTTAGTGAAACATCTTAATAATTCCATGAATCTATGATCTGCCCATTTGAAAGTTACTGCTGAATACATTTCTGTCCTTTCCAAAAGTGCAATTCTAAATCATAAAATTCGCACAGAAAAAAATCTGCTCATCACTCCCCCTTGGCTCTTTCATTAATTATTTCTTCTGATCTTCCAGCCATTAAAGCCATTTCTTTCCAAGTAATTTATCAGGACCCTGCATGATTATGAATACTTCAGTAAAGTTTGCCTTTAACTTTCTCATTCCAAGGAGAACAATGTTTCTTCTCTCCTGTCTCCGTAAGTCCCTTATACCTAGTTCAACACATGACAGATCCTTTCCCCCATTAACAATTCTCCTCAAGTGTACTGTGCAAAATGTTCAACAGCGATTTATAAAATGTTACCAGACTTACTGGTGAGAAGGCAAGTTCTTATTTTCAGTTGATTTCTTCATACTCTGATATGTACTTGAAAGGAGCCCTCCGAATGAAATGATATGCTTTGGAGATATAACCCAAACAAGTGGTCACAGAATGTgcgcacatgcacacgcacatacagacatacagacagacagacagacagacagacagacacacacacacacacacacacacacacacacacacacacagtagtcACTGGCTAATGAGTAGAAGTGGAAACTCAGATCTCCTACCCAACCCTGGAGCAGCGCAGTCAATTACAGGGATTGTGGACAATCAGCTTCTGTTGGCTTGTGAATGGTTGCTCTTCCTTCCTGTATCCCTCAAGGATCTAAGCTTGGTGGGTGATTTGATGCAACTATTAAACGCTTTTCATTGtttccacagtgcagtttctttGACAGGCATTTCAGGAGCAAAGGGATGCAGTTCTAAAGTTGGAAGTTGGAGTTAGGGCACAGTGAAGTTTCTTTCATGTGGAAGTGAAAGTTGCTCTGCCTCCTCTAAAAGAGGGAGTTGCTGGTCAGGTAGGAAACAATAGGCGACATGGAAAAACCCTGGTGAATTGCACTAATGGAATTGATCTGCGAATGGGCATAGAACCAATAGGCCAAGCAACCTCCTCTGCTGTAAGGAATTATGAAATATACAAGCAAATGGGTGCTGGGAACCAACTGGATATAAAATAGAAACCGGTCCTTTAGCCCACCGAGTCTGTGTTAACTATTTATTATCCATTTACCCAAATCCTACGCTGTTCCATTtcattcccctcatgttcccattgaCTTCCTGCCGGATTCTACTACTCATCTACACGTATTACAGTTGCCAATTAATTCACCGtgtctttgggttgtgggagaGGAACAATGCATCCAAGGAAACACTGGCTGAacgtgaaaactccacacagaccacACTGATGTTCAGGATTGAAATTGAGTCTCTGCAGTATGAAGCAGGCAAAGGTAGCAAGGGACATGGGGAAAAGGTGAATGGACAGAGATGAGGTACAAACATGTTCTATTTTAAATGAACGCCCGCCAAATAAAAGGGTCTGAATGACCGCTTTCCTACTGAAAGCTCGGTAACATCTGCTGTCTAGGCCTGCTCATGAAGGACGGGTGTTCAAATAAGATGGTAATACAGGAATGAGTTAATGCCAGCCAGAAGTCAGCGTCTTTGAGAAAGTGACACGAAGACGTTAGTAAGGAAAAATAGCAACTGAGGAAATTCTTCCACAACGTAAATGGGACAGCTTCCACAGCAACAGGTTTTGCTTCTGCATTATGGGTAATGGGCAGCTGCCCTTCACTATTTCAGCGTTTAATGCTGTCAGACATGATGTACTTAAGGGATATAATGCTATTAACCAACTAGcttttacagaaatcaataagggCGAGTGATGACCGGTAAAATGTAAAAGTAGGAGGTTGCTCAATTATTCccattaaataaattaaatcGCTCCTGGGTCTGACCTTTTCTTTCCTTACTGATGATTTATTTTTATGTGCTGCTTTAAACTGTGGTTACTGTGAACATTTCCATTATAGTTAATACAATGCTTTCTTAAAATCTTGGCTTCTTATTGACTGATACGTAAATAAATCCTTTGCCTTGATTAAATGTGGCAAAACAAACATTGAGAAAGCCGAAATATTGTTTTCTCTCATACTCTAAGAACAGATTGCTTGATATAAgaacataacataagaaataggagcaggagtaggctccAGTAGGAAGAAGATGTAGGCCAGTGTTAAACTGTGGGGGTGAAGAGCCACTGAGGACAGGTCATTCCTGTTTCAGGTGAAATCATTCGTACTTTCTCTTTGGTTCCAAGCCTTACTTTGCATTATAAGCTTACACAAAACTCTAGCCATTGATAAAAATGAGCATGGCTTTGGAACATTCTGTCATCATTCCCCTGAAATCTCATCTCCCAGCTTCATGTTCAATTTATCTGTTTATCCCAAACTGATGAGCTACCAAGTCCCTATCTCCCCCTTACAACCCACTAAACAATAGATTGAAATTGATGGAAGAGCTGTAAGAAGGTTGAAGCACAACCCATTCCTAGTAAAATTAAACCCTTTTCTTTTTACTAATATAGTCAGCTTTCTAATGCAAACAGAGGCAAACAAAGCAGGAagtgacaaagttcaaagtaaa
Protein-coding regions in this window:
- the dusp28 gene encoding dual specificity phosphatase 28; this translates as MLHLCKLTDSLFISNSRSACDDNLLLGEGVTFCINVSKQQPFPGLRVGTLRIPVFDDPAENLYKYFDRCADAIEDAGRAGGRTLVYCKNGRSRSASICIAYLMKCRHLSLQEAFEHLKSVRPSVEPNEGFWAQLQRYESELQSRQSGTISSANG